The proteins below are encoded in one region of Streptomyces marianii:
- a CDS encoding TetR/AcrR family transcriptional regulator yields MDVALEIADREGLDALTMRAVADRLDVRHTSLYRHVASRDELLVELVDHMLGEVGLPGPGPDWRADTEAGAREYRRVIRAHKALVPLIPRGQLLGPNALRAREHGLRLLTQAGWPPAPAVRIYLTVTHYVVGAVVLDTGGAARTAEQRAAMADLFTSLPAGRHPLVTTHSALLGGPDGDEEFDFGLRCLLDGIAAQERSL; encoded by the coding sequence ATGGACGTGGCTCTCGAGATCGCCGATCGTGAGGGCCTGGACGCCCTCACGATGCGAGCCGTCGCCGACCGCTTGGACGTACGGCACACCTCGCTGTACCGGCATGTGGCCAGCCGCGATGAGCTGCTCGTGGAGCTGGTCGACCACATGCTCGGCGAAGTCGGCCTCCCGGGGCCGGGCCCTGACTGGCGGGCCGACACGGAAGCGGGGGCCCGTGAGTACCGTCGCGTGATCCGTGCGCACAAGGCCCTCGTCCCTCTGATACCCCGTGGCCAGCTCCTGGGCCCGAACGCCCTGCGAGCCCGGGAACACGGCCTGAGGCTGCTGACGCAGGCCGGATGGCCGCCCGCGCCGGCAGTGCGGATCTACCTCACCGTGACCCACTACGTCGTCGGTGCCGTGGTGCTGGACACCGGCGGCGCGGCCCGCACCGCCGAGCAGCGTGCGGCCATGGCCGACCTGTTCACGTCCCTTCCCGCAGGCCGGCACCCACTCGTCACCACGCACTCCGCGCTCCTCGGAGGCCCGGACGGTGACGAGGAGTTCGACTTCGGCCTGCGGTGCCTCCTCGACGGCATCGCTGCCCAGGAACGGAGCCTTTGA
- a CDS encoding zinc finger domain-containing protein has translation MVRSSPLRSSLGRVLVGQVAAGKPVSRRQAVVNAFAQGQVRSIRSHRRRAWPARRAAVRDLTRLELITEAVEGHDCPNCDAPAGSACRMRGGKATAKYHTPRFVLVPTLREEPEIPVPPNGVPAAHGSRAPRSRSCPCPAPSDPSESGTRGRRPVGRSGRAGSPRAGRSATSSSPSRSAHASG, from the coding sequence ATGGTGCGGTCTTCTCCTCTCCGGTCCTCGTTGGGGCGGGTGCTGGTGGGTCAGGTGGCGGCCGGGAAGCCGGTCAGTCGCCGCCAGGCGGTGGTGAACGCGTTCGCCCAGGGCCAGGTACGCTCGATCCGTAGCCATCGGCGGCGGGCGTGGCCGGCAAGGCGGGCCGCTGTGCGCGACCTGACCCGCCTGGAGCTGATCACCGAGGCGGTGGAAGGTCACGACTGCCCGAACTGTGACGCGCCCGCTGGCAGCGCCTGCCGCATGCGGGGTGGGAAGGCCACCGCGAAGTACCACACCCCCCGCTTCGTCCTCGTTCCCACACTCCGCGAGGAACCGGAGATCCCCGTCCCGCCGAACGGCGTCCCGGCCGCGCATGGAAGTAGAGCCCCGCGCTCGCGGTCCTGCCCATGCCCCGCACCGAGCGACCCGTCCGAATCGGGTACGAGAGGACGTCGACCGGTCGGTAGGAGCGGGCGAGCCGGCTCGCCCCGCGCCGGGCGGAGTGCCACAAGTTCCTCTCCGAGCCGATCAGCACACGCATCAGGGTGA
- a CDS encoding IS1380 family transposase — MQATEWDHRLAVRADGKNLTGHAGVVLLRKVADRVGLATVLSAALPKGTGPGWRDRGMALVQLACAIVLGATNILEAEQLQHHWKSLFPRPVSDSTLRRTLEAIDGPVAARIERVRAVVRRMVWTLLALRPGGFPWIAVCGRELTGWYVLDLDATIVTCSSKKEGAAGTFKGSFGHMPLGAWVANTRECVAMLLRPGNAPPNDVDDHKSVLASAFRQLPLPLWSKLLIRIDGAAFSHDVLGHLQSLTTSRRRVRWVTGWAINDADEKAIARLPEKVWTAALRQDGQLHEIKGPDGEWLSYQVAELTGVRDLTGWPEGMRLIVRRVKPSRRDAKKLTAFEKRTGWRYQIVATNIPSHQGLSGVPGSGQVWFVDALYRDHAEVEDRVKAIKRVGLGLLPSKSWQFNAAWVLAATLAADLDAWTRLLLLHDEPELAAAEPETIRRKLYHLPARLTSHARRRTLHLDRTWPWAAAFTAAWKRATELPART; from the coding sequence GTGCAGGCTACCGAATGGGATCACCGGCTTGCCGTGCGGGCCGATGGCAAGAACCTGACCGGCCACGCGGGCGTGGTGCTGCTGCGGAAGGTCGCCGACCGCGTCGGCCTGGCCACCGTGCTCAGCGCGGCGCTGCCGAAGGGCACTGGGCCTGGCTGGCGTGACCGGGGCATGGCGCTGGTCCAGCTGGCCTGCGCGATCGTGCTCGGCGCGACGAACATCCTGGAAGCCGAGCAACTGCAGCACCACTGGAAGAGCCTGTTCCCGCGGCCGGTCTCGGACAGCACCCTGCGCCGCACTCTGGAGGCGATCGACGGTCCGGTGGCGGCGCGGATCGAGCGCGTGCGCGCCGTGGTCCGGCGCATGGTGTGGACCCTGCTCGCCCTGCGCCCCGGCGGCTTCCCTTGGATCGCGGTGTGCGGCAGAGAACTCACCGGCTGGTACGTCCTCGACCTCGACGCCACCATCGTGACCTGTAGCAGCAAGAAGGAGGGTGCGGCCGGCACCTTCAAGGGCAGCTTCGGCCACATGCCGCTGGGAGCGTGGGTGGCCAACACCCGCGAGTGTGTCGCCATGCTGCTGCGACCCGGCAACGCGCCGCCGAACGATGTCGACGACCACAAGAGTGTCCTGGCCTCGGCGTTTCGGCAGCTCCCGCTGCCGCTGTGGTCGAAGCTGCTGATACGGATCGACGGCGCGGCCTTCAGCCACGACGTCCTCGGCCACCTCCAGAGCCTGACCACCAGCCGGCGCCGGGTGCGCTGGGTGACCGGCTGGGCCATCAACGACGCCGACGAGAAGGCCATCGCCCGGCTGCCGGAGAAGGTGTGGACGGCGGCGCTGCGGCAAGACGGCCAACTGCACGAGATCAAGGGCCCCGACGGCGAATGGCTGTCCTACCAGGTCGCTGAGCTGACCGGGGTCCGTGACCTGACCGGCTGGCCCGAGGGGATGCGGTTGATCGTGCGCCGGGTCAAGCCCTCGCGCCGGGATGCGAAGAAGCTGACCGCCTTCGAGAAACGCACCGGCTGGCGCTACCAGATCGTCGCCACGAACATCCCCTCCCACCAGGGACTTTCCGGGGTACCCGGCTCCGGCCAGGTCTGGTTCGTCGACGCCCTGTACCGCGATCACGCCGAGGTCGAGGACCGCGTCAAAGCGATCAAGCGGGTCGGCCTCGGGCTGCTGCCCTCGAAATCCTGGCAGTTCAACGCCGCCTGGGTGCTGGCCGCCACGCTCGCCGCCGACCTCGACGCCTGGACCCGGCTCCTCCTCCTGCACGACGAGCCCGAACTCGCCGCCGCCGAACCGGAGACGATCCGCAGGAAGCTCTACCACCTGCCCGCCCGCCTCACCTCCCACGCCCGCCGCCGCACCCTCCACCTTGACCGCACCTGGCCCTGGGCGGCAGCGTTCACCGCCGCCTGGAAGCGAGCCACCGAACTCCCGGCCCGTACCTGA
- a CDS encoding class II aldolase/adducin family protein has translation MTDITSAFRPEQQDLELALPLRFDDPADEREHRKQRLAGACRVFGRLGFAEGVAGHITVRDPEFPDMFWVNPFGMSFRHVKVSDLILVDHEGTVRHGRRPVNKAGFVIHSAIHHARPDVVAACHAHAVHGKAWSSLGRVLDPITQDACALYENHVVVRDGAGAVVIEEDSGRLLAEGLGNKRAAIHQNHGVFTVGESVDEAAWWFISMERSAQAQLLAEAAGTPRLISPEAARHTREQTGFPLAGWFSFQPLWDEIVRTDPDLFG, from the coding sequence ATGACCGACATCACCAGTGCGTTCCGGCCGGAGCAGCAGGACCTCGAGCTCGCCCTCCCACTCCGCTTCGACGATCCCGCGGACGAGAGGGAGCACCGCAAGCAGCGGCTTGCGGGGGCCTGCCGGGTCTTCGGAAGGCTCGGCTTCGCCGAGGGTGTCGCCGGGCACATCACCGTGCGCGACCCGGAGTTCCCCGATATGTTCTGGGTCAACCCCTTCGGGATGTCCTTCCGCCACGTGAAGGTCTCCGACCTGATCTTGGTTGACCACGAGGGCACCGTCCGGCACGGGCGGAGACCGGTGAACAAGGCCGGGTTCGTCATCCACTCCGCTATCCACCATGCCCGGCCCGACGTCGTCGCCGCCTGCCACGCCCACGCGGTTCACGGCAAGGCTTGGTCGAGCCTCGGCAGGGTCCTGGACCCGATCACCCAGGACGCCTGTGCCCTCTATGAGAACCACGTGGTGGTGCGCGACGGGGCGGGTGCGGTCGTCATCGAGGAGGATTCCGGAAGGCTGTTGGCCGAAGGGCTGGGAAACAAGCGCGCGGCGATCCACCAGAACCACGGCGTCTTCACCGTAGGCGAGAGCGTCGACGAGGCCGCCTGGTGGTTCATCAGCATGGAACGCAGCGCTCAGGCGCAACTCCTGGCGGAGGCAGCCGGGACCCCCAGGCTCATCAGCCCCGAGGCGGCGCGCCACACCCGGGAGCAGACCGGTTTCCCGCTCGCCGGCTGGTTCTCCTTCCAGCCGTTGTGGGACGAGATCGTCCGCACCGACCCCGACCTCTTCGGATGA
- a CDS encoding alpha/beta fold hydrolase: protein MADTIMQTADQWYAGGTRLTLKGRAGSHELFVRQDGPPSGAHVTLLHGFPTSSHDWSITAPALAESGHRVTTLDLLGFGHSDKPRKHMYSLLEQADLVEDLWSLLGIGDTALVAHDYGVSVAQELLARTPQRITAMAWLNGGLYPDLHRPIRIQRLLHSPLGPLLAPLISERGFRASMRRVLNRPVSDLDLHAMWNCVAQDRGHLLAPGLLRYIDERRMHQARWISALETHQGPTLFVWGPDDPVSGAHVLARIRERMPHATVTELAGPPAAGHYPQVEAPDETVSALRAFFGVLSR from the coding sequence ATGGCCGACACAATCATGCAGACCGCCGATCAGTGGTACGCCGGCGGCACACGCCTCACCCTCAAAGGCCGCGCAGGCAGCCACGAACTGTTCGTCCGTCAGGACGGCCCTCCCAGCGGGGCACACGTCACGCTCCTGCACGGGTTCCCGACGTCGTCCCACGACTGGTCCATCACCGCGCCCGCACTGGCGGAGTCGGGGCACCGGGTCACCACCTTGGACCTCCTCGGCTTCGGGCACAGCGACAAGCCTCGGAAGCACATGTACTCGCTCCTGGAGCAGGCCGATCTGGTGGAGGACCTCTGGTCGCTGCTCGGCATCGGCGACACCGCGCTGGTCGCCCACGACTACGGAGTCAGCGTCGCCCAGGAGCTTCTCGCCCGCACCCCCCAACGGATCACCGCTATGGCCTGGCTGAACGGCGGCCTCTATCCCGATCTCCATCGCCCGATCCGCATCCAACGACTCCTGCACAGCCCCCTGGGTCCACTGCTCGCCCCTCTCATCAGCGAACGCGGCTTCCGCGCGTCAATGCGCCGCGTCCTGAACCGGCCTGTCTCCGACCTGGACCTGCACGCCATGTGGAACTGCGTAGCGCAAGATCGGGGTCATCTGCTGGCGCCGGGCCTGCTCCGCTACATCGACGAGCGACGCATGCACCAGGCCCGGTGGATCTCGGCCCTGGAGACGCACCAGGGCCCCACCTTGTTCGTCTGGGGACCGGACGATCCTGTCAGCGGGGCCCACGTGCTGGCCCGCATCCGTGAGCGCATGCCCCACGCGACCGTGACCGAACTCGCCGGCCCGCCTGCTGCCGGTCACTACCCACAGGTCGAGGCTCCCGACGAGACCGTGTCCGCCCTCCGGGCGTTCTTTGGGGTGCTGTCACGTTGA
- a CDS encoding NAD-dependent epimerase/dehydratase family protein: protein MTTLVTGATGTVGSAIVTELLARHRPVRALVRSAFQARAVLPPEVELVEGDITDPTAVRRATAGATAVFHAAGLPEQWQRDTEVFEQVNVGGTRNAVRAALDVGVDTFVYTSTIDVFEWPRHGTFDEMRIDAHPKNTHYERSKQAADRLVVEALDVGLPARFIHPAGVYGPAPVITPGLNRLLVDLATNKIPMLLPGGLPVVHAADCARLHLAAEKAEAGSRYIASERYLSLAELARAVHDAWPSAKLPRVMPRWFAYVLAEMGEAVAKVTHKPPLLARGQLSFVSHEVRPDSSRAQRELGWSPRSFDSGLTETLRSMVEAGQLRP, encoded by the coding sequence ATGACTACGCTCGTCACGGGTGCGACCGGCACTGTGGGCAGTGCCATCGTCACCGAGCTCCTCGCCCGGCATCGTCCAGTCCGTGCCTTGGTGCGGTCGGCTTTCCAGGCGAGGGCGGTCCTGCCGCCAGAGGTCGAACTGGTGGAGGGCGACATTACCGACCCGACTGCCGTCCGACGGGCCACCGCCGGCGCGACAGCGGTTTTCCATGCCGCAGGCCTTCCGGAGCAGTGGCAGCGTGACACAGAGGTCTTTGAGCAGGTCAATGTGGGCGGTACACGGAACGCCGTGAGGGCAGCGCTCGATGTCGGCGTCGACACGTTTGTCTACACCAGCACCATTGACGTCTTCGAGTGGCCCAGGCACGGCACGTTCGACGAGATGCGCATCGATGCGCATCCGAAGAATACGCACTACGAGCGCTCGAAGCAGGCTGCAGACCGTCTCGTCGTCGAAGCGCTCGATGTCGGCCTCCCGGCTCGTTTCATCCACCCGGCTGGCGTCTACGGCCCGGCACCGGTGATCACTCCTGGGCTCAACAGGCTCCTTGTGGATCTCGCGACAAACAAGATCCCGATGCTTCTCCCGGGCGGGCTCCCCGTAGTGCATGCCGCCGACTGCGCGCGCTTGCATCTCGCGGCCGAAAAAGCCGAGGCCGGGAGCCGCTACATCGCCAGCGAGCGGTACCTGAGTCTCGCCGAGCTCGCCCGTGCCGTGCACGATGCGTGGCCGAGCGCCAAACTACCGCGCGTGATGCCCCGATGGTTCGCCTACGTCCTAGCCGAGATGGGAGAGGCCGTCGCAAAGGTAACCCACAAGCCGCCGCTCCTTGCCAGAGGGCAACTGTCCTTCGTCAGCCATGAGGTTCGACCTGATTCGAGCCGGGCACAGCGTGAGCTCGGCTGGAGCCCCCGCTCCTTCGACTCAGGTCTCACCGAGACTCTCCGCTCCATGGTTGAAGCCGGTCAGCTGCGACCCTGA